The following coding sequences lie in one Globicephala melas chromosome 15, mGloMel1.2, whole genome shotgun sequence genomic window:
- the CHCHD2 gene encoding coiled-coil-helix-coiled-coil-helix domain-containing protein 2: MPRGSRSRTSRVAPPASRAPQMRTAPRPAPAAQPPAVAPPSAVGSPAAAPRQPGLMAQMATTAAGVAVGSAVGHTLGHAITGGFSGGSNAEPSRPDITYQEPQGTQLAQQQQNGPCLFEVKQFLECAQNQGDLKLCEGFSEVLKQCRLANGLA, from the exons ATGCCTCGTGGAAGCCGAAGCCGCACTTCCCGCGTCGCCCCTCCGGCCAG CCGGGCGCCTCAGATGAGAACTGCACCCAGGCCAGCGCCCGCAGCTCAGCCACCAGCAGTGGCTCCACCATCTGCTGTTGGCTCACCTGCTGCTGCTCCTCGGCAACCAGGTCTGATGGCCCAGATGGCAACCACTGCAGCCGGCGTGGCTGTGGGTTCTGCCGTCGGCCACACTCTGGGTCATGCCATCACTGGTggcttcagtggaggaagtaatgCTGAGCCCTCAAGGCCTGACATCACTTACCAG GAGCCTCAGGGAACCCAGCTGGCACAGCAGCAGCAGAATGGCCCATGCCTTTTTGAGGTGAAACAGTTTTTGGAGTGTGCCCAGAACCAGGGTGACCTTAAGCTTTGTGAAGGTTTCAGTGAGGTGCTGAAACAGTGCAGACTGGCGAACG GGTTAGCTTAA